GTTGAAGTATCTATCCAATGCGCTTGCGACTGCAGAACAAttgaccagctcctcctcggccatcGATAGAGTTCCAAGTGACCTGGAGACGTCCATTCGTTTCGCGGGAACTCAGCTTACCCAGGCTGCGGGGGTTTTGCTGCGACTATCCCAAGATATCATAGCTCAGGCCATTGTGACCTTTACACGATTTTGGTTAGGACAAGACGGGGGAAGTCTCCGGATTTACTCCGCAAAGGTCTATATTCCATATTCTGGTTTAAATTCTGTAAATCGATAAGGGATCGCTGCTAACTGTTATTGTCTAAGTAGGATgtctccgccgccgctctCTATATGACCGCTAAGCTATCATTTCAACCAACCTCCCCGCGATCCGTTCTGAATGTCTACACGTTTCTCTTATCCCGAGAGGCGTCGCCGCTTTGGTTCGTGAATCCAAAAGGATCGCCCGATAAAGCTGTGCCCGAACAGTATCACCTTACAGAGGGTGGCTACCAAGCCCAACGTCTAATCCTCCTGCGCATCGAGTCGGTCATTCTACGCTCATTGGGTTTCAATACACATGTGGCTTTGCCCCACACAATCACCCTGACATACCTCCAAACACTAGGCGTCTCGTCGGCTGCGGTTGCAAAAAGAGCTTTCGAGCATCTCAACTCCGGCCTTCTCTCCCCGCAGCTTCTCTATGTCACGCATCAACCAAATGCCCTTGCGGTAGCCTCCATCTACTTAGCGGCTCGAGAGACAGGAGTTAAACTCGTCGATGGGGACTGGTGGGAGGTCTTTGATGTGGACCGGGAGGACCTTGGGTTTTTGGTAGTCGCAATGCAAAGTATGGAGGGGTTTGCACGGGCAGAGATCGAAAAGTGGAAGGGTCGCATTCTTCCCTTGGAT
This is a stretch of genomic DNA from Aspergillus puulaauensis MK2 DNA, chromosome 8, nearly complete sequence. It encodes these proteins:
- a CDS encoding putative cyclin (COG:D;~EggNog:ENOG410PI3V;~InterPro:IPR036915,IPR043198;~go_function: GO:0016538 - cyclin-dependent protein serine/threonine kinase regulator activity [Evidence IEA];~go_process: GO:0006357 - regulation of transcription by RNA polymerase II [Evidence IEA]), with amino-acid sequence MPRDIAGLKYLSNALATAEQLTSSSSAIDRVPSDLETSIRFAGTQLTQAAGVLLRLSQDIIAQAIVTFTRFWLGQDGGSLRIYSAKDVSAAALYMTAKLSFQPTSPRSVLNVYTFLLSREASPLWFVNPKGSPDKAVPEQYHLTEGGYQAQRLILLRIESVILRSLGFNTHVALPHTITLTYLQTLGVSSAAVAKRAFEHLNSGLLSPQLLYVTHQPNALAVASIYLAARETGVKLVDGDWWEVFDVDREDLGFLVVAMQSMEGFARAEIEKWKGRILPLDIEQVDSEIERRQMLEAGE